Within the Drosophila miranda strain MSH22 chromosome Y unlocalized genomic scaffold, D.miranda_PacBio2.1 Contig_Y2_pilon, whole genome shotgun sequence genome, the region TTTCACAACCGATAGCCGATGTATATGAATCGATAAGTAATATTATCGTTGCCTAACCTATCGTTGCGCTCCCATCTCTGTGGtataagaaaaataaaattaacaaaCACAAATTACATTAAAAAAATAACATGCTTAAGGGCTGGTACTGTCAATCCCTTGCCAATCAAGAGGAGGGCGCTGTTAAGGACGAGCCTCATCAGCAGGAGAGCGATGAGGAACAGCCCGCGCGGAACATTGGCCATGCGAACGACAGGGGAGCACCAGCAAGTTCATCTTCAGCGTCTGCAGGAACGGCGAATAATGCGAGTGCCGTAGATTACAAGGATCGTTACAAGAACTTGAAGCGAAAACTGAAGTTTCTCATTTATGTAAGGGATCGGCGAGAGTTTTTCCCACGGAATGtcattatattatattatgtGCCTGCAGGAAAACGAGTACTTTCAGGATTTGCTGCACACGAATCAGCGACGCTTACTAAAGGTGTCTCGAGACCGTACTTTCCTTCTTGATCGTTTGCTGCTGTACGAGCACCCCGCCAAGGACTCAAGTGACAGCGAGGCCACAGACAGCTCCGATTCGGAACAAGCCACGCCATCCACGTCCACAGCAGCTGGAGGCTCGCAGACACCGAAGGAGACCATTCGAAAAAAGTACAAAGAAAAGAGAGCATCCGTTGCAACTGCAACTCCGCCTCACCAGCCTACTGTTGGTGCCACTCGTGGTCGCAGACGCAAAGTATTGACTGGAGCGCTGTCGTCAAACCACGGACAGCAGGCAGCCGGGAAACGGCAGCTGACGGCCACAGTACCTCCTTCTCAACAGCCGCTACTTTCAGCTGTCTCCCTAAGCACAGCTGAGATCACGCGTCAGTTGCAAGAGCGACGTCCGACGCCAATAGAACTTATGAGCCCAGAGTGTACTTCGGCCACTGTTCCCACAACAATGCTCAGCGATGAAAGCCCATCTAAATGGTAAATCTTGAAcgatatttaatttttttctaTGAAATATTTTACTTTTATGCCTTTGCTAGCCATCCCAATGAAAGCTTGCACCATCTGATGGAGGACGACTCACATTCACAAGAGGTAGCCGCTGAAGAGTGCGTTGCAATGGAGTACATCACTTAATATAAAAATACACATTTaggcaggctccgtttttcatttatttttgcggattacgttttcagccaaaacgtttcgttttcgttttaaggTTCTCCAGTTTTGACATATTTTTGCTGCTTGCACCAAAACAGGTTgggttaaaataaaattatttattaaGAAAGCAAAAGTTGAGTTACAAAAAGGTGTCACGTTTATGAtaatgcatcaataagtcatctacttttttccttttggcaATTAAGGGTCGTTTCGTTTCATTTCGTCAAcaaaaatgttttcgttttgaaaacgaTTAAATCTTGCGGAATGTGAAACCGGGAGCCCCAATTTATGTGTATTTAAAAGTAAATCGAACAGCTTTTGTGCTTGTGGAAAAGGGAGCCTGGCTGATTGATAGCTATTGATAATTTCTACTAGTTGTCTTCATCTTAATCAATTAAACGTACTAGTACCACATTTTCCCCTCGTATTAAGACCTGTGGCAGGTCCCGTTTTACCTGTACATTCTTTCGTTTCAAGCTCTTCACCTCTACTGTGGGAAGAACTATTCCTAAATCCCTAAGACGAGCACTGCAATCAACAGGCGCTCCACAAAGTTTCTGCTCTCCAAAATTGTATTTGCGCCGCTTCCATGTCTCTGTGCCATTCCTCAAGAGGAGATTCCACTGTTTATCGTAGGCCACCAATTCGCCTTCGACACTGCCACCTATCTCTCGTTCCTTGCGGATTACCACCCGCACGCGGATCTTTGAATTGTTCTCTAGAGCTGGTGCGACTATGCATTTCTTCAACAGTTCTAGGGGGCCCACCGTCGTCTCCATGTATGTAAAAATATTCCGTTGATGTTTCTTGTTTACAGTGCTGACCATTGGCATTTGATGGGGCTCAAAACGACGCTGGGGAGCTTCTTCCAGAACCATCACAGACTTGGAAGTGCAAGGCAAAGAAGACTTTTGGTCTGCTTGGCCAGTTCCCGCCGACGTTCCAAATTTCTGTCTCTTGTTCAGTTGCCATACTCCAAACTTTTTAAGAGCACTCTCGAAAGCGGCTAGATTTTGATACAGCACTTTCGGAGGTACTTCTGTTATTTTATAATTTGGCTCATAGAGCGCTCGCAGTGGGTTAAAGTGTTCGCTGCATACAGGATCTGGGGCTGCTGACACTTCACGTGTTTCCGTATGCGGCTCCATAGCTTCGTTGTCATTCATTTTGTGGCGATTTCTTCTCTTTTTCTCTTTGTTTTGTTCTCTCTCCTTTTACAAATCAAATCACAACAAT harbors:
- the LOC117192575 gene encoding uncharacterized protein LOC117192575 translates to MLKGWYCQSLANQEEGAVKDEPHQQESDEEQPARNIGHANDRGAPASSSSASAGTANNASAVDYKDRYKNLKRKLKFLIYENEYFQDLLHTNQRRLLKVSRDRTFLLDRLLLYEHPAKDSSDSEATDSSDSEQATPSTSTAAGGSQTPKETIRKKYKEKRASVATATPPHQPTVGATRGRRRKVLTGALSSNHGQQAAGKRQLTATVPPSQQPLLSAVSLSTAEITRQLQERRPTPIELMSPECTSATVPTTMLSDESPSKCHPNESLHHLMEDDSHSQEVAAEECVAMEYIT
- the LOC117192576 gene encoding U7 snRNA-associated Sm-like protein LSm11 yields the protein MNDNEAMEPHTETREVSAAPDPVCSEHFNPLRALYEPNYKITEVPPKVLYQNLAAFESALKKFGVWQLNKRQKFGTSAGTGQADQKSSLPCTSKSVMVLEEAPQRRFEPHQMPMVSTVNKKHQRNIFTYMETTVGPLELLKKCIVAPALENNSKIRVRVVIRKEREIGGSVEGELVAYDKQWNLLLRNGTETWKRRKYNFGEQKLCGAPVDCSARLRDLGIVLPTVEVKSLKRKNVQVKRDLPQVLIRGENVVLVRLID